In Helianthus annuus cultivar XRQ/B chromosome 8, HanXRQr2.0-SUNRISE, whole genome shotgun sequence, a single genomic region encodes these proteins:
- the LOC110870482 gene encoding protein FAR1-RELATED SEQUENCE 5-like has translation MSTEGHSSALNSNNNTMNSDYSSSVSVDRGKRPMYEDDTSQTKSHDVASSSSAGHSSSNSVILHSDGVQFAGVDHRGRVSSKIYITPGGTSYWIPDVPVELKPVLGRYYDTWDDVVNMYDTYADASGFSTRIGATKRVQGIVTHKYIVCNRAGKPKLQDFDSSTVIAVSNCRRSRFKVTNCKARIKLSVDPITSKFCLYGFVEAHNHSLVDTDNMEFTKKRRKLDFFDQQFIHKLSLNKIGATVAHRLQCSLKGGHQNVRGTKTDYKNAARDIRLFIGERDAQMIVDTMNARKSNLPNFFFEFTVVGNELRSLFWADDVSKCNYEAFGDVLGFDATYHTNLYKMIFVPFTGVDHHKKCVTFGAGLIYDETIESYIWFLKMFLKAHKKQPLLTLTDQDASMKQAVATISGDSSSNADLRKSIHKLVWNLFITPAEFEERWQILMNGLELSDNNWLNEMFSIRDQWVPCYFREVPMCCLMKTTSRCESSNALFKVHSGGTNTLVQFMMCFDTTIDGQRQKQRQAEFDSNTTTPFMPNKIPIEMHAFDIYTRTIFLEVQKEIYKGLTHCFIIRCEELDGIKFYTIAHTNKSCKIVNEYKVELDVRDNTVSCTCMCFTRNGYLCRHVFCVFRFNQIDKIPDKYQSSRWDRDVLPNRVHAISNRYAADNDPESVIKNEIFDLIGQCTIRLRRKPDKLSALSTQIREIRDIIYEEFPSEPDCNNKSAVISDIIGQPENVEVTIHPPQGIRNKGCGTNKRLIGPGEKAVENHKKNPRLCHRCNKYVYDHDKRNCAKVQAAKEAAAAAAKEAAAVSGSGR, from the exons ATGTCTACTGAAG GTCATTCCTCTGCGTTAAATTCAAACAACAACACGATGAATTCAGATTACAGTTCAAGTGTATCTGTTGATCGAGGAAAAAGACCTATGtatgaagatgatacttcacaaACGAAATCGCATGATGTTGCTTCTTCGAGTTCTGCTGGTCATTCATCGTCTAATTCTGTTATTCTGCATTCCGATGGTGTTCAATTTGCCGGTGTAGATCACAGAG GTCGTGTATCTAGCAAAATATATATCACTCCAGGCGGAACGAGCTATTGGATACCTGATGTTCCTGTTGAGTTAAAACCCGTTTTAGGTCGTTACTATGATACTTGGGACGATGTTGTCAATATGTATGACACATATGCTGATGCATCTGGGTTTTCTACTCGAATAGGCGCTACAAAACGAGTTCAAGGCATCGTCACACATAAATATATTGTGTGTAACAGGGCTGGTAAACCAAAGCTGCAAGATTTTGACTCGAGTACTGTTATTGCTGTTTCAAATTGTCGTCGAAGCAGGTTCAAAGTGACAAATTGCAAGGCACGTATCAAATTAAGTGTGGATCCTATAACATCAAAGTTTTGTCTATATGGATTCGTCGAAGCGCACAACCATTCTCTTGTCGATACAGACAACATGGAATTCACGAAAAAAAGAAGGAAGCTCGATTTCTTTGATCAACAATTTATTCACAAGCTAAGCCTAAATAAAATTGGTGCAACTGTTGCACATAGGCTACAATGTTCACTGAAAGGTGGCCACCAGAATGTTCGTGGTACTAAAACAGATTACAAAAATGCTGCTAGGGATATACGGCTTTTTATTGGTGAACGAGACGCACAAATGATTGTCGATACGATGAATGCTCGTAAATCGAATTTGCCCAACTTCTTCTTTGAGTTTACGGTAGTTGGAAATGAGTTAAGGTCATTGTTTTGGGCTGATGATGTGTCGAAATGTAACTACGAGGCGTTTGGTGACGTTCTAGGTTTTGATGCAACATATCATACAAAcct GTATAAAATGATCTTCGTGCCTTTTACGGGTGTGGACCATCATAAAAAATGTGTGACATTTGGGGCAGGACTTATATATGACGAAACTATCGAGTCTTACATATGGTTTCTTAAAATGTTCCTCAAAGCTCATAAAAAACAACCGTTGTTGACCTTAACCGATCAAGACGCATCCATGAAACAGGCTGTTGCTACT ATATCGGGTGACTCATCATCAAATGCTGATCTACGTAAATCGATACACAAATTGGTATGGAACCTGTTTATCACACCTGCAGAATTTGAAGAAAGATGGCAGATACTTATGAACGGCTTAGAGTTGAGTGATAATAACTGGTTGAATGAAATGTTTTCCATTCGTGATCAATGGGTCCCTTGCTATTTTCGAGAGGTTCCTATGTGTTGTTTGATGAAAACAACGTCTAGATGCGAGAGCTCGAACGCGCTGTTTAAAGTACATTCCGGTGGAACCAATACTTTGGTGCAGTTCATGATGTGTTTTGATACAACAATCGATGGTCAGCGTCAGAAGCAGCGCCAAGCAGAGTTTGACAGTAACACGACAACGCCGTTTATGCCTAACAAGATTCCTATAGAGATGCATGCCTTTGATATATACACCCGTACAATATTCCTAGAAGTGCAGAAGGAGATTTACAAAGGATTGACACACTGTTTTATAATTAGATGCGAGGAACTTGATGGTATTAAGTTCTATACTATTGCACATACGAACAAGAGTTGCAAAATTGTCAATGAATATAAG GTTGAACTTGATGTGCGCGATAACACGGTTTCTTGTACGTGTATGTGTTTCACTCGTAACGGCTACTTGTGTAGGCATGTTTTTTGTGTATTCAGATTCAACCAGATTGATAAGATTCCTGATAAATATCAGTCCAGCCGGTGGGATAGGGATGTGCTTCCAAACAGGGTTCATGCTATTTCAAATAGATATGCAGCTGACAATGACCCAGAGTCTGTAATAAAGAACGAGATATTTGATTTGATTGGTCAGTGTACTATCCGTTTGAGACGTAAACCTGACAAACTGTCTGCGCTATCTACACAAATAAGAGAGATCAGAGATATCATATACGAGGAGTTTCCATCTGAACCAGATTGTAACAATAAGAGTGCGGTTATAAGTGATATCATCGGGCAGCCCGAAAACGTTGAAGTTACTATTCACCCACCACAAGGCATCAGGAATAAAGGGTGTGGCACCAACAAGCGGCTAATTGGTCCGGGAGAGAAAGCTGTAGAGAACCACAAAAAGAACCCGCGTTTATGTCATCGATGTAACAAGTATGTGTATGATCATGATAAACGTAACTGTGCGAAAGTGCAAGCTGCTAAAGAGGCGGCAGCAGCTGCTGCTAAAGAGGCTGCAGCCGTATCTGGTTCTGGTCGTTAA